A window of Persicobacter psychrovividus genomic DNA:
TGATTTGATAGTTCCACACATCCTTGCTCAGGTAATCATCATCCGCCTCAATCTGCTCCTTGGTATATTCAGTGTACAGTGAAGAGGTGGTATAAGGGTAAGATCCGTCAATAGCTTCATAGGTCTCGACAAAATCATGTGTTGGTGTAACAGATGACCAACCCGAATTAATCCCGTTTGGCAACAACAAGTAATTCAGAAAATTGTCCCAATCGCCAGAGGTACCGGTCAAATACTCTCTCCACATGATGATCTCCTGTTTCGCTCCTTGCTGTGTAGAAGAATGAAATAAATCTTCATAATTGGGTGCCAAAGCATAAATACCTGAATCAATGATCTGCTTGGTTACCGCAGCTGCTTCAGCATAACGTTCTTCCCACATCAAATATTCCGCAAAAATCATTTGGGCTGCCCCCTTTGAAACTCGTCCATCATTTCGCTCTGCTGGGAGCAAATCAATTGCCATTTGAATCTGGTCTTCAATATAAGCTTTAAGGACTTCAGGAGCTGCTGAACCAATATTATAATCTTCTGGATTCACAAAAACCTGATCAATCAATGGTACCTGCCCATGATAACGATACATTTGCCAATACTTCATGGCAATAAAGAAATGTGCTTCTCCCGAAAAAGTATCTACTGTTTCTTCTGATAAGCCCGGGACTTCATGCACCTTCTCCAAGAATACGTGTGAATCCCGTATCGTTCGATAAGTCCAATAATTGGCCGAAAAATCAGTAATGGAGTTATGTACCCCAATGGTAAAATCACGGATCGCATTTCCCTCCCATGGATAAGGAAGGTAAGCATTATCTGAACCTGCCTCTAAATAGATTTCCTCCCACCAAGGCGAGTAATAATCACTATAGTAACTATAATCTAAAAAGGCACGAGCATCTGATTCGGTTTGCCAAAAGGAGTCATCAGAAATCACATCCAAAGGCTTTCTGTTCAAGAAATCGGAACATGCACAAAGCGAAAGCATGCCCAGGATTAAAAATAATCTATAATAAAAATTCATTTTTTTAAACTTTAGAATGACACATTAATACCAAGTGTTGCTGTTCTAACCTGTGGATACATATCTCCGCGGCCACCATTGTAAACTTCCGGGTCAATCCCTGGTAGCATCAAATTCGATAAAGTCCAAAGGTTATCCACTGAGGTATAAATTCTAAGGTTATTCAAACCTAACTTCTTGATCTTTTCAGAATCAAAAGTATAACCTACTGAAAGGTTCTTCAAACGCAAGTAGCTACCGTCCTGAACCCAAAAATTAGAAAGCCTGCTGCCGGGGTCATTAATAAAATAGTCTTCTCGTAATAATGGATAGTTATTTGTCTTCGGATAAGCATTCTCTTGCATCCACACGTGTGGTGTTGCCTGCTGGAAGAAAGCCATCGCCCCCTCACTATAAAGCACAACATCACGCTTCAGCACCCCCTGAAACATCAGGTTCAAATCCCATCCTTTGTAATTGAATCCAAAATTGGCGCCATATACGTACCTTGGCGTAGGGTCTCCCAGAACTACACGATCATCACCGTCAATTTGCCCATCATTATTAATATCAACAATCTTGATATCTCCTGCCCTAAGCTTTTCATTTGACAAATTCCAGTGAGCTTCATTTGCACGAGCCTCCTCATCTGATTGATACAGGCCGTCCGATTTGAATCCGTACCATGAGTTCATCGCATATCCAACATCGGTGATGGTATGGCCATCAATCCATGGGCCAGTCCCTTTAAGATCCTTGACCTCATTTCGAGCATCAGACATGTTCAAATTTACCCGGTATCCTAATTGACCAATCTTGTGCTGATGTCTCAAAGAAATTTCCCAACCATAAGAAGCCACAACCCCGGCGTTTGTTCTTGGCGCATCGTATCCACTTTGATCTGGAACAGGTACGGTCATCAAAATATCCCGGGTAGTATTCTGGAAAACATCTACCGTACCCCCTAATAAGTTGTTCCACAAATCGAACTCCAAACCAAGGTTAGCAGTCTCTTTCGTTTCCCACTGGATGTTTGGATTAGGCGGTTGGTTATAATAAGCCACTGGCACCCCCTGGTTATTAATCACTGTATTGTAAACTGATAAAGTAGCAGCCCACTCATTCAAACCAATATTCTGGTTACCAACTTGTCCCCAAGAACCTCTAAGCTTCAGGTTATTTACATTAGAGAAATTATCTTTGATAAACGCTTCCTCATTGATTCTCCACCCCAGAGAGAAAGAAGGAAAAACACCATACCGGTTATTTTCACCGAATCGGGAAGACCCATCCACACGCACATTACCCTCAAATAAATATCTGTCTTTGAAGGCATAATTTAATCGTGCATAAGTAGATTGAATAGCCCATTGGTAAGCTGTTCCTGCACTTCTCCAATCTTGGGTGTCACCTGAGCCCGCATCGATAATTTTCAAACCAT
This region includes:
- a CDS encoding RagB/SusD family nutrient uptake outer membrane protein → MNFYYRLFLILGMLSLCACSDFLNRKPLDVISDDSFWQTESDARAFLDYSYYSDYYSPWWEEIYLEAGSDNAYLPYPWEGNAIRDFTIGVHNSITDFSANYWTYRTIRDSHVFLEKVHEVPGLSEETVDTFSGEAHFFIAMKYWQMYRYHGQVPLIDQVFVNPEDYNIGSAAPEVLKAYIEDQIQMAIDLLPAERNDGRVSKGAAQMIFAEYLMWEERYAEAAAVTKQIIDSGIYALAPNYEDLFHSSTQQGAKQEIIMWREYLTGTSGDWDNFLNYLLLPNGINSGWSSVTPTHDFVETYEAIDGSYPYTTSSLYTEYTKEQIEADDDYLSKDVWNYQIRDPRLKMSIMFQGDYFGNYLYDPLDMDNPGGNKILTNNCTRTGYNLKKYADLDRDNWACDVNWIVYRYAETLFLFAEATNEVSGPTAEAISAINQVRTRAGMPEITAEYISSKEAFREFLRREKRVEFIGEAKRFWDTWRWGKNKLGDPANWMENTLQKDVYTVPYKDEEGVYEPKLVRERRKGSLGDRNYVMPLPQGALDRSSNLNQHPNW